Proteins encoded in a region of the Equus asinus isolate D_3611 breed Donkey chromosome X, EquAss-T2T_v2, whole genome shotgun sequence genome:
- the LOC106825200 gene encoding LOW QUALITY PROTEIN: E3 ubiquitin-protein ligase Hakai (The sequence of the model RefSeq protein was modified relative to this genomic sequence to represent the inferred CDS: inserted 1 base in 1 codon; deleted 1 base in 1 codon; substituted 7 bases at 7 genomic stop codons), whose amino-acid sequence MDHADTLNGLPGTESSGSSGGLDVXRQIPXKLISKQVSKGKSVSQTQRTVSGLPAGEEEFECDKXGQYDCKGGEPLGKKKKFPKCLWEDFXINVIGXKDDSPLNFCDKYDLLIKIYGRMILYKPAFCYDCTNLYNKTKQKLNSSKMCPGCGIPVLQIEECTXGSVFLCGTVQGCKRTYLSQRDLQALINLCHKRAGKLTCAPLEXVHPCIASPTTGIPEMLLDKNHMSRISPEQHTMISPPLVEYVPHTHDNQPHGDLCARLAELSPPPPSLVHQETISISTRERSSLIIIPIQDDSNFGAKEPSSPAPAPAHHHLAYQSQPVISCPSHMMPPEQHLPPPSPPPPPSHPMSYSLQNSGTPHLVCSXVPPPPMTSDPSPMTSSSGCIIAQVPPYITPPPPRSPLSQNGGPPVREFPLNRCNPNSLSKFIEEQETLSPPFTQPDGTNPGIWRVSKEHLPPPPMQAPPSPFPLPGSHSDQTRYRPY is encoded by the exons ATGGATCACGCTGACACTCTTAATGGGTTACCAGGCACTGAGAGTTCTGGATCATCAGGTGGCCTTGATGTTTgaagacaaattccttgaaagctCATCTCCAAGCAAGTTAGCAAAGGCAAATCTGTGTCTCAAACTCAAAGGACTGTGAGCGGGCTGCCTGCCGGTGAAGAAGAATTTGAATGTGACAAATAAGGGCAGTATGACTGTAAAGGAGGGGAAccattgggaaaaaagaaaaaatttcccaaATGCCTTTGGGAAGACTTTTAGATAAACGTGATAG GAAAGGATGATTCACCACTTAATTTCTGTGACAAATATGATTTGCTTATTAAAATCTATGGGCGAATGATTCTGTACAAGCCTGCTTTTTGCTATGACTGTACTAATTtatacaacaaa acaaaacaaaaactaaacagCAGTAAGATGTGTCCCGGCTGTGGTATTCCTGTGCTGCAAATTGAGGAGTGTACATGAGGTTCTGTCTTCTTGTGTGGCACTGTCCAAGGATGCAAGAGGACGTATTTGTCTCAAAGAGACTTACAAGCTCTTATCAACCTCTGCCATAAGAGGGCTGGAAAACTTACCTGTGCTCCACTTGAATAAGTTCATCCTTGTATTGCCTCACCAACAACTGGAATCCCTGAAATGCTGCTAGACAAGAACCATATGAGCCGTATTTCGCCAGAGCAGCACACCATGATCTCACCACCTCTTGTGGAATATGTGCCACACACGCATGATAATCAGCCACATGGGGATCTTTGTGCCCGTCTAGCAGAATTGTCTCCACCCCCACCTTCTTTGGTCCATCAGGAAACCATTAGTATTTCAACAAGAGAACGCAGCAGTTTAATAATCATCCCTATTCAGGATGATTCAAATTTTGGTGCTAAAGAACCATCATCTCCTGCCCCAGCACCTGCTCACCATCATCTTGCATATCAAAGTCAACCAGTGATATCATGCCCTTCTCATATGATGCCTCCGGAGCAACACCTACCACCTCCAtctcctccaccaccaccaagCCATCCAATGTCATATTCTCTCCAGAATTCAGGTACTCCTCACCTGGTTTGCAGTTAAGTGCCGCCTCCACCCATGACTTCTGATCCATCACCAATGACTTCTTCCTCTGGATGTATTATTGCCCAGGTGCCACCTTATAttactcctcctcctccaaggTCTCCTCTGTCTCAAAATGGTGGTCCACCTGTAAGGGAATTCCCTTTGAACCGTTGTAATCCTAACTCTTTATCCAAGTTCATTGAAGAACAAGAAACTCTGAGCCCTCCATTTACACAACCAGATGGAACAAATCCTGGTATATGGCGTGTATCAAAAGAACATTTACCTCCTCCACCAATGCAAGCTCCACCTTCCCCATTTCCACTGCCTGGCTCACATTCAGATCAGACAAGATATAGACCATATTAA